A genomic region of Fodinisporobacter ferrooxydans contains the following coding sequences:
- a CDS encoding carbohydrate ABC transporter permease, which produces MTTRKINWGITLLIALGSLFIFFPLYIAIAIAMKNPQEMAKSVLAFPTHFHWSNFTHAIQMTHFFQAAQNSLYITALSVIFTILTNSLVGYAVARNLHRKLFKGLYYYFVSALFVPFPIIMLPIVKETSAFGLDNPNGLIFLYIVYGLSFNVFLYVGYIRSIPKELEEAAIVDGCSTWGVFWRVIFPLLAPINATVAILTALWAWNDFLLPLIVLDKPESATLPLVQYVFQSQFSINYNYAFASYLLALAPMVIVYIFAQKWIINGVTKGAIK; this is translated from the coding sequence ATGACAACACGAAAAATAAATTGGGGTATCACACTACTGATTGCACTTGGTTCCTTATTTATTTTCTTTCCTTTGTATATTGCAATAGCAATTGCCATGAAAAATCCGCAGGAAATGGCGAAATCGGTGCTTGCGTTTCCGACCCATTTCCATTGGAGCAACTTTACGCATGCCATACAAATGACTCATTTTTTTCAAGCGGCCCAAAATAGTCTATATATAACAGCGCTATCCGTTATTTTTACCATTCTGACAAATTCATTGGTTGGATATGCTGTTGCCCGAAATTTGCATCGCAAACTCTTTAAAGGCCTGTATTATTACTTCGTGAGTGCATTATTTGTTCCGTTTCCGATCATCATGTTGCCAATTGTGAAAGAAACGTCCGCTTTCGGGCTTGACAACCCAAACGGCTTGATTTTCTTATACATCGTTTATGGTTTATCGTTTAACGTGTTTTTGTATGTAGGATATATCCGTTCGATTCCAAAGGAATTGGAAGAAGCGGCAATTGTCGACGGCTGCAGTACATGGGGGGTGTTTTGGAGAGTTATCTTCCCTTTATTGGCTCCTATTAATGCTACAGTTGCCATTCTTACGGCGTTATGGGCATGGAACGACTTCCTGCTGCCGCTAATTGTATTGGACAAACCGGAATCTGCAACGCTGCCATTGGTTCAATATGTGTTCCAGTCACAATTCAGCATCAATTACAATTATGCTTTTGCTTCCTATTTACTGGCGTTGGCTCCCATGGTCATCGTGTATATATTTGCACAAAAATGGATCATCAATGGGGTTACAAAAGGAGCAATTAAATAA
- a CDS encoding alpha-galactosidase — MGIRFNAANQTFHLQAKDTSYVIQLIRDGYLSHKYWGRKINEYQNSNNLTFLDRAFSPNPESNDRTFSLDTLPQEYPAYGNTDFRTPAYQIQLENGSTISDLRYGTHKIFKGKPKLEGLPATYIENIDEAETLEIELLDSLLGLKVILSYTVYEDYNVIARNVRFINEGNQKLRILRALSANIDFHDSEYDLLHLSGAWGRERHMIRRPLFVGNQSIESRRGASSHQNNPFLALLRKDASEDHGEVYGFSLVYSGNFLANVEVDQFQTTRVSMGIHPFDFTWILNGGETFQTPEVVLVYSANGLGDMSRTYHKLYRTRLCRGPFRDTVRPILINNWEATYFRFHAEKIEEIAKAGNELGIELFVLDDGWFGKRDDDISSLGDWFVDRNKLPKGLEDLAGRVRNLGMQFGLWFEPEMISVDSELYRNHPDWCLHVPNRRRSESRNQLILDFSRDDVCEYIVQAVSDILSCAPITYVKWDMNRHMTEIGSAKLPPERQRETAHRYMLGLYRIMEEITSRFPHVLFESCSGGGGRFDPGILYYMPQTWTSDNTDAVSRLKIQYGTSIVYPSSSMGAHVSAVPNHQVHRITSLKMRGDVAMSGNFGYELDVTKFTEEEKEIAKNQVEMYKQLRHLIQFGDMFRLLNPFAGNEAAWMFVSEDQSEAFVAYFQVLAEANAPVKTLRLKGLHSQTAYEIIETGEIYGGDELMYVGLTVPVLHGDFQSFVFRLQARG; from the coding sequence ATGGGGATTCGATTTAACGCTGCAAATCAAACATTTCATTTACAGGCGAAAGATACAAGTTATGTCATACAATTGATTCGAGACGGATACTTGTCGCACAAGTATTGGGGAAGAAAAATCAATGAATATCAAAATTCGAACAATCTAACGTTTTTGGATCGGGCATTTTCACCAAATCCGGAATCGAACGATCGGACATTCTCATTGGATACACTCCCACAGGAGTATCCGGCTTACGGAAATACGGATTTTCGTACGCCTGCATATCAAATACAATTGGAAAACGGTTCAACAATCTCAGATTTGCGGTATGGCACACACAAAATTTTTAAAGGAAAACCTAAATTGGAGGGGTTGCCAGCTACCTATATTGAAAATATAGATGAAGCGGAAACTTTGGAAATTGAGTTGCTTGATTCCTTGCTTGGACTGAAAGTGATTCTTAGCTATACGGTTTATGAGGATTATAATGTTATTGCCAGAAATGTACGTTTTATCAATGAGGGAAATCAAAAATTAAGAATATTGCGGGCGTTAAGTGCCAACATCGATTTTCATGATTCCGAATACGATTTGCTGCATCTCTCCGGTGCTTGGGGGAGAGAAAGACATATGATACGGCGTCCTTTATTTGTTGGAAACCAATCCATCGAGAGTCGCCGCGGAGCAAGCAGTCATCAGAACAATCCATTCCTTGCTTTGCTAAGGAAAGATGCAAGCGAAGACCATGGGGAGGTTTATGGGTTTAGCTTGGTCTATAGCGGCAATTTTTTGGCAAATGTGGAAGTCGACCAGTTCCAAACGACCCGGGTTTCTATGGGAATCCATCCATTTGATTTCACCTGGATATTAAATGGCGGCGAAACGTTTCAAACTCCTGAAGTCGTACTCGTATATTCTGCAAATGGGCTCGGCGACATGTCGAGAACGTATCACAAATTGTACCGGACTCGCTTGTGCCGGGGACCATTCAGGGATACAGTCCGTCCGATTTTAATCAACAACTGGGAAGCAACGTATTTCCGGTTTCATGCGGAGAAAATCGAAGAAATTGCAAAAGCGGGAAATGAACTGGGAATTGAGTTGTTTGTTTTAGACGATGGATGGTTCGGAAAACGAGATGACGATATAAGCTCCTTGGGTGATTGGTTTGTGGATCGAAATAAACTGCCCAAGGGTTTGGAAGACTTGGCAGGACGGGTTCGAAACCTGGGAATGCAATTCGGTCTTTGGTTTGAACCGGAAATGATATCTGTCGACAGTGAATTGTATCGAAACCATCCGGATTGGTGTTTGCACGTTCCCAATCGTCGTCGCTCGGAAAGCAGAAATCAGCTGATATTGGATTTTTCAAGAGATGACGTCTGTGAGTATATCGTGCAAGCGGTCTCGGATATTTTGTCTTGTGCTCCCATTACATACGTAAAATGGGACATGAACCGGCATATGACGGAAATCGGTTCAGCGAAGTTGCCGCCAGAAAGACAAAGGGAAACGGCACACCGGTATATGCTTGGGTTATATCGCATTATGGAAGAAATTACTTCCCGCTTTCCACATGTTTTATTCGAAAGCTGCTCAGGGGGAGGAGGAAGATTTGACCCAGGCATTTTGTACTATATGCCGCAAACGTGGACGAGTGATAACACGGATGCGGTCTCCCGTTTAAAAATCCAATACGGCACGAGCATTGTCTATCCTTCCAGTTCCATGGGTGCTCATGTGTCTGCAGTTCCGAATCATCAAGTGCATCGCATTACATCTTTAAAAATGCGAGGAGATGTAGCGATGTCCGGAAATTTCGGATACGAGCTGGATGTAACGAAATTTACAGAAGAAGAAAAGGAAATTGCAAAAAATCAAGTGGAAATGTATAAACAGTTACGCCATTTGATTCAATTCGGCGATATGTTTCGTTTGCTAAACCCGTTTGCGGGAAATGAAGCGGCCTGGATGTTTGTTTCCGAAGATCAATCAGAAGCGTTTGTGGCATATTTTCAAGTGTTGGCAGAAGCAAATGCCCCGGTAAAAACACTGAGGCTAAAAGGATTACATTCGCAAACGGCATATGAAATCATTGAAACCGGAGAAATTTACGGCGGAGATGAGTTGATGTATGTCGGTTTAACGGTTCCCGTATTGCATGGAGACTTTCAAAGCTTTGTATTCCGATTGCAAGCACGCGGATGA
- a CDS encoding rhodanese-like domain-containing protein, with the protein MTIYVSNQEVKQRLERGESVNIIDVRNPDEVKKGMIPGAKNIPLTELESRIGELDKDEAYIFV; encoded by the coding sequence ATGACGATTTATGTATCAAATCAGGAAGTAAAGCAACGCCTGGAACGTGGAGAAAGCGTAAATATTATTGATGTCAGAAATCCGGATGAAGTAAAAAAAGGGATGATTCCTGGCGCCAAAAACATCCCGCTGACAGAACTGGAGAGCCGTATCGGGGAATTGGACAAGGACGAAGCATACATATTTGTTTGA
- a CDS encoding sugar O-acetyltransferase, with protein sequence MFSEKEKMLNGKLYNAADAELVKERQNARRLTRLYNQTFETEDVKRTEILKELFGSTGDHVYIEPNFRCDYGYNIHVGENFYANFDCVILDVCEVRIGDNCLLAPGVHIYTATHPLHPYERIAGAEYGKRVTIGNNVWIGGGAIINPGIHIGNNVVVASGAVVTKDVPDNVVVAGNPAKVMKQIEI encoded by the coding sequence ATGTTTTCAGAAAAAGAAAAGATGTTGAATGGCAAACTCTATAATGCGGCCGATGCAGAATTAGTAAAAGAACGGCAAAACGCAAGAAGACTCACTCGATTATACAATCAAACATTCGAAACGGAAGACGTCAAACGTACTGAAATTCTAAAGGAACTTTTCGGTTCAACCGGAGATCATGTATATATCGAACCGAATTTTCGATGTGATTATGGCTACAACATTCACGTTGGAGAAAACTTTTATGCGAATTTCGATTGTGTCATCTTAGATGTTTGTGAAGTACGTATCGGTGATAACTGCCTTCTTGCTCCAGGTGTACATATCTATACGGCTACGCATCCTTTGCATCCATACGAGCGGATTGCGGGAGCAGAATACGGAAAACGAGTCACGATCGGCAACAACGTATGGATTGGCGGGGGAGCCATTATAAATCCCGGCATTCATATAGGCAATAACGTAGTTGTAGCATCTGGTGCAGTGGTGACAAAAGATGTGCCTGATAACGTTGTTGTAGCCGGGAATCCTGCAAAAGTGATGAAACAAATTGAAATATGA
- a CDS encoding MFS transporter, which translates to MKHVERNAKPVTDTSDIKKSVLWIYYVIFFAVLNESVFNVSTPSIAKQFELDASGVSWVVTIFFIVFGMGTVIFGKLSDMYSVKKLITIGIALYSLGSILGFVLQSWYPAVILSRAIQGAGGSSIPALVFVMVARFFTAEERGKMFGVITSIASFAVGIGPVLGGYIAGSFHWAYLFLLPLPVLAAIPFFQKFLPVEQRKAGKLDSIGAVLLCIVVSMLILFTTKAHWLYLLVAFIALILFIVQIRRAKEPFVDPALFTNPLYRSGLIVGFLIFGTVMSVMFVIPLMLSKMYGLNTEKIGLIMFPGAISAVIFGRVAGKMTVKRGSHFVVYLGLALIALSLLMQSSSVGLWVWYIGAALIMMYIGFSFVQTALTESVTKILPVHQIGVGMGLFNMTSILSGAVVTALVAKAMEKELFAFPFHPFISNSHAYLYGNLILLLSLIVVTSGLLYFLSFGKKSPEPVNEPI; encoded by the coding sequence ATGAAACATGTGGAGAGGAATGCCAAACCTGTAACGGACACTTCCGACATAAAGAAAAGTGTGCTGTGGATTTATTACGTCATCTTTTTCGCCGTACTGAATGAATCGGTATTTAACGTATCCACCCCAAGCATTGCCAAGCAGTTCGAGTTGGATGCTTCCGGCGTTAGCTGGGTGGTTACGATCTTTTTTATCGTCTTCGGTATGGGAACTGTCATTTTTGGAAAGCTTTCCGATATGTATAGCGTCAAAAAACTGATTACGATTGGAATCGCCCTTTACAGCCTGGGGTCTATTCTGGGCTTTGTTTTACAATCCTGGTACCCCGCCGTCATTTTATCCAGGGCGATTCAAGGGGCCGGCGGATCCTCCATTCCGGCATTGGTCTTTGTCATGGTAGCCCGCTTTTTTACAGCGGAAGAACGGGGGAAAATGTTTGGCGTCATAACGTCGATCGCTTCTTTTGCGGTTGGCATCGGTCCGGTACTCGGCGGTTATATTGCGGGATCGTTCCACTGGGCATATTTGTTTCTCCTTCCGCTCCCCGTACTTGCGGCTATTCCTTTTTTTCAAAAGTTTTTGCCTGTGGAACAACGTAAAGCGGGCAAATTGGATAGTATTGGAGCGGTGCTGCTGTGCATTGTAGTGTCGATGCTGATTTTGTTTACGACAAAAGCGCATTGGCTTTATTTGCTCGTAGCTTTCATAGCTCTTATCCTTTTTATCGTCCAAATCCGCCGGGCGAAGGAGCCGTTTGTCGATCCTGCCCTTTTCACCAATCCGCTCTACAGGAGCGGGCTCATCGTCGGCTTTCTTATATTCGGCACCGTGATGTCCGTGATGTTTGTGATCCCGCTTATGTTAAGTAAAATGTACGGCCTTAATACGGAGAAAATCGGGCTCATTATGTTTCCGGGAGCGATCAGCGCAGTCATATTCGGGAGAGTTGCCGGCAAGATGACAGTCAAACGGGGAAGCCATTTTGTCGTATATCTGGGGTTGGCCTTAATCGCGCTTAGCCTGCTGATGCAATCTTCATCCGTCGGGCTTTGGGTGTGGTACATTGGGGCTGCTCTGATTATGATGTATATCGGATTTTCCTTCGTGCAGACGGCATTAACGGAAAGTGTAACGAAAATATTGCCTGTTCACCAAATCGGCGTCGGCATGGGTCTTTTCAATATGACGTCGATTCTTTCAGGGGCGGTAGTAACCGCATTAGTCGCCAAAGCGATGGAGAAAGAGCTGTTCGCTTTCCCGTTCCACCCTTTCATTTCGAATTCGCATGCATACTTGTACGGCAATCTCATTCTGTTATTAAGTTTGATTGTCGTAACGAGCGGGCTCTTGTATTTTTTATCTTTCGGTAAAAAATCCCCGGAGCCGGTCAATGAACCGATCTAA
- a CDS encoding LacI family DNA-binding transcriptional regulator, with product MKVNIKRVAQEANVSISTVSRVLNSPELVSPEKRQRVLQVIQELNYQASELARGLSSKKTQTIGVIIPRVTSFFFNELYRGIDVAVKEFGMNILLYDCDSNLERTTHGFTFLVRRQVEGIIYASQFITEELYTFISRLGVPVILALTESFNRKLTAFKVDEVRAAFDAVSYLIARGHHRIAMISGPLDNFVAGKTRYEGYRMALNQHNLPFLDDCVAFGGYRYEDGHRAMRELLEKRNDTQFTALFAASDEMAIGAMRCAFDHGLSVPQDISIIGFDNLSIANMVTPKLTTVSQPFEQIGFEAVRTLIRAISGDIHESDSSNHYLPHQIIERESVASRAIEEVAAADER from the coding sequence ATGAAGGTAAATATAAAGAGAGTAGCACAAGAGGCAAATGTTTCGATTTCTACAGTTTCCAGAGTTCTTAATTCTCCCGAACTGGTGAGTCCGGAAAAACGGCAGCGCGTCCTTCAGGTAATACAGGAACTGAATTATCAGGCAAGTGAGCTTGCGCGTGGTTTGAGTTCCAAGAAAACGCAAACGATCGGCGTAATCATTCCTCGTGTTACAAGTTTCTTTTTCAATGAATTATACCGGGGTATTGATGTTGCTGTGAAAGAGTTTGGCATGAATATCTTGTTGTACGACTGTGACTCGAATCTGGAACGAACGACGCATGGATTCACATTTCTGGTTAGGCGTCAAGTTGAAGGGATTATTTATGCCAGTCAGTTTATTACTGAAGAATTGTATACGTTTATATCCCGGCTTGGTGTACCGGTCATTCTGGCGTTGACGGAGAGCTTTAACAGAAAACTGACCGCCTTTAAAGTCGACGAAGTTCGGGCGGCGTTCGATGCCGTATCCTATTTGATTGCCCGCGGCCATCATAGAATCGCGATGATTTCCGGTCCGCTTGACAATTTTGTTGCGGGGAAGACTCGCTATGAAGGGTATCGAATGGCGCTTAATCAACATAATCTCCCATTTTTGGATGACTGTGTGGCTTTTGGGGGATATCGATATGAAGATGGGCACCGTGCAATGAGAGAACTTTTGGAAAAACGGAATGATACGCAATTTACTGCTTTGTTTGCCGCTAGTGATGAGATGGCGATCGGAGCTATGAGATGTGCGTTTGATCACGGACTCTCTGTGCCGCAAGATATCTCCATCATCGGTTTTGACAATCTTTCAATCGCCAATATGGTAACACCGAAATTGACAACAGTTTCCCAACCCTTTGAGCAAATCGGTTTTGAAGCAGTACGAACGTTAATTCGAGCGATTTCCGGCGACATACATGAATCGGATTCTTCTAACCATTATCTTCCACATCAAATTATTGAAAGAGAATCGGTTGCCAGCAGAGCCATAGAAGAAGTGGCAGCCGCTGACGAGCGGTAA
- a CDS encoding ABC transporter substrate-binding protein, translated as MVRLNAQSKVWKHRGIQTAAVFMMSTALLAGCGSSSTSTNATGSSGAGSSGTSSTKPVTITFASGKDATGTVQLEIKKFEEENPNIKVNYIEEPQSSDEYHNQLVTKLSAGDNSIDVYAMDIIWPPEFGAAKWNLPLNQYFSKADLSAMLPGPVQGDTYKGTLYAVPWFTDAGVLYYRKDILDKAGIQPPKTFDELMKDAEKLKGQGGTQYGFVFQAKQYEGLVCDYLEYLWGNGGDVLNKDGKVVIDSPNNLEATKFFVNLVKSDVVPKGIDTFMEEDARRLFTEGKAVFMRNWPYAWSISQGPESKVKGEVGMAPMPVGPHGTEPAATLGGWNLGVNANIKKDHVAAAIKFLKFMTSPEAQKLSAIKGSRLPILKETYKDADVLKVDPQFAQLYPVFIHAKPRPVSPVYPQISDSIQINVHKAMLGEETPEQALKTMQDQISKLVK; from the coding sequence ATGGTTCGATTAAACGCGCAAAGCAAAGTTTGGAAACACAGGGGGATTCAAACCGCAGCCGTTTTTATGATGTCGACTGCCTTGTTGGCAGGTTGCGGAAGCTCAAGCACTTCCACAAACGCAACCGGAAGTTCCGGTGCCGGAAGTTCTGGCACCTCTTCGACAAAGCCTGTAACGATCACATTCGCATCGGGGAAAGATGCTACAGGAACCGTACAACTTGAAATAAAAAAATTTGAAGAAGAAAACCCAAATATTAAAGTCAATTACATCGAGGAACCCCAAAGCTCGGACGAGTATCATAACCAATTGGTAACAAAATTATCAGCAGGCGACAACAGCATCGATGTATATGCGATGGATATCATCTGGCCGCCGGAGTTCGGGGCTGCAAAATGGAATTTACCTTTGAATCAATACTTCTCAAAGGCGGATTTGTCTGCCATGTTGCCGGGGCCGGTTCAAGGAGATACGTACAAAGGCACCTTATATGCTGTCCCGTGGTTTACAGATGCCGGCGTTCTCTATTATCGCAAGGATATTCTTGACAAAGCGGGGATCCAACCGCCTAAAACATTTGATGAGTTGATGAAAGATGCGGAAAAATTAAAGGGGCAAGGCGGAACACAGTATGGATTCGTCTTTCAGGCGAAGCAATACGAAGGCCTTGTCTGCGACTACCTGGAGTATCTCTGGGGCAACGGCGGTGACGTATTGAATAAGGACGGAAAAGTTGTCATCGACTCGCCTAATAATCTTGAAGCGACGAAGTTTTTCGTGAATTTGGTAAAATCGGATGTTGTTCCTAAGGGAATCGATACGTTTATGGAGGAAGATGCACGTCGTCTGTTTACGGAAGGCAAGGCTGTATTCATGCGCAACTGGCCATATGCCTGGTCCATTTCCCAAGGACCCGAATCGAAAGTCAAAGGGGAAGTCGGCATGGCGCCGATGCCTGTCGGTCCGCATGGAACTGAGCCTGCCGCTACTCTCGGCGGTTGGAATCTTGGCGTAAATGCGAATATTAAAAAAGATCATGTAGCTGCTGCCATTAAGTTCTTGAAGTTCATGACAAGCCCGGAAGCACAGAAATTAAGTGCGATCAAAGGAAGCAGATTGCCGATCCTAAAAGAGACGTATAAAGACGCTGATGTGCTCAAAGTGGATCCGCAATTTGCACAATTGTATCCGGTATTTATTCATGCAAAACCACGTCCGGTTTCACCGGTATATCCGCAAATTTCTGACTCGATCCAAATCAACGTTCATAAAGCAATGCTCGGAGAAGAGACTCCGGAACAAGCGTTAAAGACGATGCAGGATCAAATTTCCAAGCTTGTAAAATAA
- a CDS encoding carbohydrate ABC transporter permease, producing the protein MKNTNLSMDNILKTSQTNIDNATKYGKKRRRQEALLGYALASPGILVIVIFSLYPIIQTINLSFHSLKLTMPGLGEPFVGIKNYLEISHSARFWLAVWHTFEFTLYSVVFELVFGLLIALLINRPFFGRGLIRAVVLIPWAIPTAISSMMWKFMFDDQLGVVNPILMKLGIIHHSIVWLGNPNYALGSIIFVDVWKTTPFMALLLLAGLQVIPSELYESAKVDGANAWQRFFKITLPLLKPALLIALLFRTLDAFRVFDVIFILTGGGPGNSTESLSMYAQTVLMRYMDFGHGSALAVVTFVFILLISIFYIRLIGIPVDQENKE; encoded by the coding sequence GTGAAAAATACGAACCTGTCCATGGATAACATCCTGAAAACCAGCCAAACGAACATTGACAATGCCACGAAATATGGCAAAAAGAGACGGCGACAAGAAGCGCTTTTGGGATACGCACTGGCTTCTCCGGGAATTCTCGTCATTGTGATTTTCTCTTTATATCCTATTATACAGACGATCAATCTGAGTTTTCATTCTTTAAAATTGACGATGCCCGGACTTGGAGAACCGTTCGTAGGAATCAAAAACTATCTGGAAATTTCCCATTCCGCGCGGTTTTGGTTAGCCGTATGGCATACATTTGAATTTACGTTATATTCGGTTGTATTCGAATTGGTTTTCGGATTGCTGATTGCCTTGCTCATCAACCGGCCGTTTTTCGGGCGTGGATTGATTCGGGCGGTTGTATTGATCCCTTGGGCTATACCGACAGCTATATCATCCATGATGTGGAAATTCATGTTTGATGATCAATTAGGAGTCGTCAACCCGATTTTGATGAAACTGGGAATCATTCATCACAGCATCGTGTGGCTTGGAAATCCAAATTATGCATTGGGATCGATTATTTTTGTGGATGTATGGAAGACGACCCCGTTTATGGCATTGCTGCTGTTGGCTGGATTGCAAGTCATACCGTCCGAATTGTATGAGTCGGCGAAAGTAGATGGCGCAAATGCCTGGCAACGCTTTTTTAAGATTACTTTGCCGTTGTTGAAACCGGCCTTGCTGATCGCGTTGCTGTTCCGTACCCTCGATGCATTCCGCGTGTTCGACGTCATCTTTATATTGACAGGCGGAGGTCCCGGCAATTCGACGGAAAGCCTGTCGATGTATGCGCAAACCGTTTTGATGCGCTATATGGACTTCGGACATGGATCCGCATTGGCAGTCGTTACGTTTGTGTTTATTTTATTGATCAGCATCTTCTATATCCGCTTGATCGGAATCCCGGTCGACCAGGAAAACAAGGAGTGA
- a CDS encoding carbohydrate ABC transporter permease → MKMTSRLIRGTLFYTAVILFVVIVAFPFYWQLITSLKSPQEIYQMPPAWWPSSFYFGSYKDVFTKTPFGLYLLNSFIVSSITTILCLVFGSTTAYAVARLRFKGKKFLLGLVLSVSMFPPIAVLSPLFLILKNLHLLSTYQGLIFPYMTFTMPLTIWILSSFFREIPKELDEAAIVDGCTRLQTFWRIMLPLSGPGLFTTGILVFIAAWNEFLFAFTFMTNDAMRTVPVGIAMFQGEHSLPWGDISAASIVVTVPLIILVLIFQKRIISGLTAGAVKG, encoded by the coding sequence ATGAAAATGACATCAAGACTCATTCGCGGAACGCTGTTTTATACAGCAGTCATTCTATTTGTCGTAATCGTAGCATTTCCTTTTTATTGGCAATTGATCACATCGTTAAAATCGCCGCAGGAAATCTATCAAATGCCGCCGGCGTGGTGGCCATCCTCATTTTATTTTGGCAGTTATAAAGATGTATTCACAAAGACGCCTTTTGGCCTCTATCTTTTGAATAGTTTTATCGTATCATCGATTACGACAATTCTTTGTTTGGTATTCGGATCCACTACAGCATATGCGGTTGCCAGATTGCGTTTCAAAGGGAAAAAATTCTTGCTCGGCCTTGTCTTAAGCGTCTCGATGTTTCCGCCAATCGCGGTTTTAAGCCCACTGTTTCTGATATTAAAAAATCTGCACTTGTTGAGTACGTACCAAGGCCTGATTTTTCCTTATATGACGTTTACAATGCCTTTGACCATTTGGATCTTGTCAAGTTTTTTTCGGGAAATTCCAAAAGAACTGGACGAAGCGGCAATCGTCGACGGTTGTACAAGACTTCAGACATTTTGGCGAATCATGCTTCCCTTATCCGGACCGGGATTGTTTACAACAGGCATTCTTGTTTTCATTGCGGCCTGGAATGAATTTTTATTCGCATTTACATTTATGACGAATGACGCCATGCGAACGGTACCCGTCGGGATTGCCATGTTCCAAGGCGAGCATTCCTTGCCGTGGGGAGACATTTCCGCCGCGTCCATCGTAGTGACAGTACCTTTGATTATACTTGTGCTAATCTTCCAGAAACGCATTATTTCCGGCTTGACTGCCGGTGCGGTAAAGGGATAG
- a CDS encoding ThuA domain-containing protein — MIRVTVWNENIHEKTNPKVSEVYPNGIHVAIKEGIAGDSFEIRTATLDQPEHGLTEDVLQHTDVLIWWGHKAHDRVADEIVNRVYSRVLQGMGLIVLHSGHFSKIFKKLMGTTCDLKWREAGEKERIWAVNPAHPIAEGVGQYIEIENEEMYGEHFDIPAPDELVFISWFAGGEVFRSGCTYYRGQGKIFYFRPGHETYPTYHHKDVLRVIANAVKWAAPRHGAKPVYGNSQPLEDIKGK, encoded by the coding sequence ATGATTCGAGTAACAGTGTGGAATGAAAATATTCACGAGAAAACGAATCCAAAAGTATCGGAAGTATATCCCAACGGCATTCACGTCGCCATAAAAGAGGGCATTGCCGGCGATTCCTTCGAAATTCGCACAGCCACGCTTGATCAACCGGAACACGGTCTGACAGAAGATGTGTTGCAACATACAGATGTTCTGATCTGGTGGGGACATAAAGCGCACGACAGGGTGGCAGATGAAATTGTCAACCGGGTGTATTCCCGGGTTTTGCAGGGGATGGGGCTAATCGTTCTGCACTCTGGGCACTTCTCGAAAATTTTCAAAAAGCTGATGGGAACCACTTGTGATTTGAAATGGAGAGAAGCAGGCGAGAAGGAAAGAATTTGGGCGGTGAATCCGGCACATCCGATTGCCGAAGGGGTCGGGCAATATATCGAGATTGAAAACGAGGAAATGTACGGCGAACATTTTGATATCCCGGCGCCGGATGAGCTGGTGTTTATCAGTTGGTTTGCGGGAGGAGAAGTGTTTCGCAGCGGATGTACCTATTACCGGGGGCAGGGAAAAATCTTTTACTTCCGGCCGGGTCATGAAACATACCCGACGTACCATCACAAAGATGTTTTGCGGGTGATTGCCAATGCGGTGAAATGGGCGGCGCCAAGACATGGTGCGAAGCCTGTATACGGCAATTCACAACCGTTGGAAGACATTAAGGGAAAGTAA